The DNA segment GAAGACCTCGACCCGGCTGGCCGACGGTCGCGAACTCATCTACTACGACCTCAGCGACGACGCCGTGCGCGACGCGGCCGACCGCCGCCCGCTGGACGCCACCGTCACGACGTCCGAGATCCGCCGCGACCCGCTGCTCGGCGACTCCGTGGCCGTCGCTTCCCACCGCCAGGGCCGTATCTACCACCCGCCGGCCGACGAATGCCCCCTGTGCCCCTCCGAGGGTGACCGGCTCAGCGAGATCCCCGACTCCTCGTACGACGTCGTGGTCTTCGAGAACCGCTTCCCCTCCCTGGCCGGCGACTCCGGCCGCTGTGAGGTCGTCTGCTTCACCTCCGACCACAACGCCTCCTTCGGCTCCCTGGACGAGGAGCAGGTACGCCTGGTCCTGGACGCGTGGACGGACAGGACGTCGGAGCTGTCCCATCTGCCCTCCGTCGACCAGGTGTTCTGCTTCGAGAACCGGGGGGCCGAGATCGGCGTCACTCTCCAGCACCCGCACGGGCAGATCTACGCCTACCCCTTCACCACCCCCCGTACCGCCCTGATGCTCCGCCAAGTGGCCGCACACAAGGAGGCATCCGGCGGGGCGAACCTGTTCGACACCGTCCTGGCGGAGGAACTGGCGGGGGAGCGGGTCGTCCTGGAGGGCGACCACTGGGCCGCCTACGTGCCGTACGCCGCGCACTGGCCCTACGAGGTCCACCTGTATCCCAAGCGCCGGGTCCCCGACCTGCTGGGGCTCGACGAGGCGGCACGCACAGAGTTTCCCCGGGTCTATCTGGAACTGTTGCGACGGTTCGACCGGATCTTCGGCGAGGGCGAGCCTGTGACCCCGTACATCGCGGCCTGGCACCAGGCCCCGTTCGGCGCGCTGGAGGAGTTCGACGGGGTCACGCGCGACGACTTCGCGCTCCACCTCGAGCTTTTCACCATTCGCCGCACATCCGGCAAGCTGAAGTTCCTCGCGGGCTCCGAATCCGGCATGAACGTGTTCATCAACGACGTGCCGCCGGAGCGCGCGGCCGAGCGACTGCGAGAGGTAGCGAGTTCATGAGCGGGAAGTACCTGGTCACCGGTGGCGCGGGTTACGTCGGAAGTGTCGTCGCCCAGCACCTGCTGGAGGCGGGCCACGAGGTCGTCGTCCTGGACAACCTCTCCACCGGCGTACGCGAGGCCGTCCCGGCCGGTGCTTCCCTCGTCGAGGGCGACATCCGTGACGCGGCGGCGTGGCTGGACCCCTCCTTCGACGGCGTGCTGCACTTCGCCGCGTACTCCCAGGTCGGCGAGTCCGTCGTGAAGCCCGAGAAGTACTGGGAGAACAACGTCGGCGGCACCATGGCCCTGCTCGGCGCCATGCG comes from the Streptomyces sp. KMM 9044 genome and includes:
- the galT gene encoding galactose-1-phosphate uridylyltransferase, whose product is MKKTSTRLADGRELIYYDLSDDAVRDAADRRPLDATVTTSEIRRDPLLGDSVAVASHRQGRIYHPPADECPLCPSEGDRLSEIPDSSYDVVVFENRFPSLAGDSGRCEVVCFTSDHNASFGSLDEEQVRLVLDAWTDRTSELSHLPSVDQVFCFENRGAEIGVTLQHPHGQIYAYPFTTPRTALMLRQVAAHKEASGGANLFDTVLAEELAGERVVLEGDHWAAYVPYAAHWPYEVHLYPKRRVPDLLGLDEAARTEFPRVYLELLRRFDRIFGEGEPVTPYIAAWHQAPFGALEEFDGVTRDDFALHLELFTIRRTSGKLKFLAGSESGMNVFINDVPPERAAERLREVASS